From Micromonospora echinospora:
TGCGGTGGCCCGGTAGCCGGAGCCGCAGTGCACCCAGATCGTCCCGGCGGGGATGTCGGCGAGCCGCTTCGGCACGTCCGGCAGCGGCACGTGCACTGCGCCGTCGATGTGCCCGGCCTTCCACTCGTTGGTCATCCGCACGTCGAGGACGACCTGCGGCTCGGGCAGTCCGGCCGGGGTCTTCCCGGCCTGCGCGGCGGCAAGCGCCGGGAAGTCGGCCACGGGCATCTCGCGCAGCTGCGCCGGGTCGCCGGCCCACTGCTCGGGTTCGCCGGTGGCCTGCGCGGCCGGGCGGTCGATGCCGATGCGGACCAGTTCCCGCTGGGCGTCGGCGACCTGCTCCGGGGTCTGCGCCAGGAACGTCACCGGCACGCCCCAGTCGATCAGCCAGCCGAGCCACGTCGACATCGGCCCGTCCAGGCCGAGGCTGACGGTGCCGGCCAGGTGCGAGGTCGCGTACGCCTTGCGGTGGCGCAGGTCGACCACCCACTCGCCGGCGGCGATGCGACGGCGCAGCTCGTCGGCGTCGGCGCGGGCCACCGGTGTGAGGTCGACCGGGGCGGGCCCGGCCGCGTTCGCCACGCCCATGTGGGCGTAGTACGCCGGGTAGGCGTCCAGCCCGGCCAGCGTCTCGGTGACGAACCGGTCGGCGGCCAGCCGCAGCACCGGGTTGGCCTCCTTCTCCCGGCCGATCGTCGACTCGGGGGCGTCGGCCTGGCTGGCTGAGCAGAAGCTGCCGAAGCCGTGCGTGGGCCACACCTGCGCGCCGTCGGGCAGCAGGTCGGCGAGCTTGCGGGCCGAGGCGTGCTGGTGGTGCGCCAGTTCGTGCGCGTACTGCTGGCCGAGCAGGTCGGTACGGCCGGTGGTGCCGAACAGCAGCGACCCGCCGGTGAACACGCCGGCCGGCGTCCAGCCGCCGTCGCGCTCGTCGAGCACGTACGACAGGTGGTGGAACGTGTGGCCCGGCGTGCCGAGCACCCGCAGCCGCATCGTGTCCGAGACCGGCACGGTGTCGCCGTCGGAGACCGGCGTGCGGTCGAACTCGACGGTGTCGGCGGCGGCCACCAGGTACTGCGCGCCGGTGATCCGGGCCAGCTCCAGGCCGCCGGAGACGTAGTCGTTGTGGATGTGCGTCTCCACCACGTGGGTGATCCGTACGCCCTTGGCGCCGGCCAGGTACAGGACGCGGTCGATGTCGCGCTGCGGGTCGACCACGATCGCCACGCGGCCGTCGGAGGCCAGGTAGCTGCGGTCGCCGAGCGAGGAGGTCGCGATGACGGACACGTCGAGAGTCATGTCGTTCCTCTCTTTGCCTTATATACCCCGGGGGGTATGCGTGGGACGGTCTGCGGCCCGGGTTCTCCGGGTAGTGGTTTACCCACCCGCGCCGTGGTCACACGGCGCGGGTGGGATTCAGCTGGTCAGGCGGGCGCCGTCAGGGGGGCGCCGTCAGGCGAGGGACAGGAAGAGCTTCTCCAGCTCCTCCTCGGTCATCTCCGGCTCCTCGCCGGCCTGGCGGGCGGCGTCGCAGTAGCGCATGCCGGAGGCGATGATCTTGAAGCCGGCCCGGTCGATGGCCTTCGAGACCGCGGCGAGCTGGGTCAGCGCGGCGCGGCAGTCCTCGCCGTTCTCCATCATCTCGATGACGGCGTTGAGCTGCCCCCGGGCCCGCTTGAGCCGGGTCAGCGCCTCGCCGGTCATCTCGGGTCGAAGATTCACGTCGCACCTCCTGTGCTCGAAGATACCCCAGGGGGTACCCCTGTTGCCACCCCGATCAGACGCCGGCCTGAGCCCGGACCTCGTTCATGTCGAGGTCACGCACGGCCCGGATCAGCTCCTCCAGCCCGGCCGTCGGCAGAGCGCCCGGCTGGGCGAACACCAGCACGCCGTCCCGGAACGCCATGAGTGTCGGGATCGACCGGATCTGCGCCGCGGCCGCGAGGGCCGGCTCGGCCTCGGTGTCGACCTTGCCGAAGACGATGTCCGGATGCTGCTCGGCGGCCTTCTCGTAGACCGGCGCGAACGCCCGGCAGGGGCCGCACCAGCCGGCCCAGAAGTCGACCAGGACGATGCCGTCCCGGTTGACGGTCTCCGCGAAGTCGGCGGTGGTCAACGCCACGCTGGCCATCAGTACCTCCGTTGGTTCGGGTTCCGGCATGTGTAACACACCCCCGGGGGTATCCATTCCGGGTGGGTGCCTGGTTCGGCGCGCCTTGATCTCACCTTTGACGGGTCCGGCCGCCTTGATCGACTCCAGTTCGGGGAGGTGGTGTGGTGGTTCAGGTGGGTGTGATGCAGCCACGTCGGGGAGCTGGCGGGGCGGGCGCTTCGGGGGTCTCGCTTGGGTGTGGTGCGTGGCCCACACCTGCCCCTGTCTTGATCCACTTCACCTCGGGGAGGTGGTCGGGTCCGGGCTGGTGGGATGCGGCCACCTCGGCGTACTTGCGCCCGGCCTGGCGCGGGCGCGGGCGTGCCGGTGTTCGGGCGAAGCGGGGTGGGCGCTCACCCTGTGGCTTGATCGACCCCAGTTCGGGGAGATGGTCGGGTTCGGGTGGGTGGGATGCGGCCACTTCGGCGTACTGGCGGAACGGGCCGACAACCGAGGGGCGGTGAGGGACACGCAGGGTCGCCGGGGCATCGACGGAGCGCTTATCCTGTGCGCCGACCATCCCGGCGGGAAGGGACCCGATGGCGTCGCGGCAGGACCAGCTGCACTCGTACCAGTTCACCGTCCAGCGGGCGGTCGCCGCGCTCGTCATGCGGGAGACCGACCCGCCGCAGTCCCCGTTCCGCCGCCTGGCCGGCGCCGGTCTGGCCAGCGTCCTGGTCGCGGCGATCGCGCTCGGCGGGGTCGCCCTCTACGGCCTGTTCACCGGCGGCGGTGACTCGTGGCGCGAGACGGGCGCGGTGATCGTGGAGAAGGAGTCGGGCGCGCGGTTCGTCTACCGGGACGAGAAGCTGCACCCGGTGCTCAACTACGCCTCCGCGCTGCTGATCATCGGGGCGGAGCAGCCCAGAACGGTGCTGGTATCCCGCCGCGCCATCGAGGGGGTGCCGCGCGGCCTGCCGCTGGGCATCGCCGACGCGCCGGACTCGCTGCCCGCGCCGAACCGGCTGGTCCGCGACGCGTGGACGCTCTGCTCCATGGAGGGGGACGAGAGCGGGCGCGGCGAGGCCCGGTCGGTGCTGCTGATCGGGCGGGAGGCCACCGGCGGCCGGGCGCTCGGCGACCAGGGCCTGCTGGCACGCCACCCGGACGGCGGCCTGCACCTGGTGTGGCACGACCGGCGCTACCTGCTGCGCGACACCGACCGGGTGCTGGCCGCGCTGGCGGCCACCCGGGAACGGGCGGTGCCGATCGCGGCGGCGCTGCTCAACTCGCTGCCGGCCGGCGCCGACCTGGCCCCGCCGCCGGTCGGCGACCTCGGTGAGCCGTCCGAGCGGGTCACCGGCGCGACTGTGGGTGACGTCTACCTGGTGCGCAACTCCGGTGGCGGACGGCAGTACGCGGTGGCCCAGCGCGGCGGACTGGCCGGCATCACCGAGTTGCAGGCGGCGCTGCTGCTGGCGCGCACCGGCCAGGGGGAGCCGGAACCGATCACGCTCGGTCGGTTCGCCGCGCTGCCGAAGCTGCCCGGTCTGGTGCCCGGCGGCCCGGCTGCGCCGCCCGCCGTACCGCCCTCTCTGGCCGCCGCCGAGGGCGGTGCGTTCTGCGCGCGG
This genomic window contains:
- a CDS encoding MBL fold metallo-hydrolase; translated protein: MTLDVSVIATSSLGDRSYLASDGRVAIVVDPQRDIDRVLYLAGAKGVRITHVVETHIHNDYVSGGLELARITGAQYLVAAADTVEFDRTPVSDGDTVPVSDTMRLRVLGTPGHTFHHLSYVLDERDGGWTPAGVFTGGSLLFGTTGRTDLLGQQYAHELAHHQHASARKLADLLPDGAQVWPTHGFGSFCSASQADAPESTIGREKEANPVLRLAADRFVTETLAGLDAYPAYYAHMGVANAAGPAPVDLTPVARADADELRRRIAAGEWVVDLRHRKAYATSHLAGTVSLGLDGPMSTWLGWLIDWGVPVTFLAQTPEQVADAQRELVRIGIDRPAAQATGEPEQWAGDPAQLREMPVADFPALAAAQAGKTPAGLPEPQVVLDVRMTNEWKAGHIDGAVHVPLPDVPKRLADIPAGTIWVHCGSGYRATAAASLLANAGRDVVLIDDAYARAAEAGVRMAPAA
- a CDS encoding metal-sensitive transcriptional regulator — protein: MNLRPEMTGEALTRLKRARGQLNAVIEMMENGEDCRAALTQLAAVSKAIDRAGFKIIASGMRYCDAARQAGEEPEMTEEELEKLFLSLA
- the trxA gene encoding thioredoxin translates to MASVALTTADFAETVNRDGIVLVDFWAGWCGPCRAFAPVYEKAAEQHPDIVFGKVDTEAEPALAAAAQIRSIPTLMAFRDGVLVFAQPGALPTAGLEELIRAVRDLDMNEVRAQAGV
- the eccB gene encoding type VII secretion protein EccB; protein product: MASRQDQLHSYQFTVQRAVAALVMRETDPPQSPFRRLAGAGLASVLVAAIALGGVALYGLFTGGGDSWRETGAVIVEKESGARFVYRDEKLHPVLNYASALLIIGAEQPRTVLVSRRAIEGVPRGLPLGIADAPDSLPAPNRLVRDAWTLCSMEGDESGRGEARSVLLIGREATGGRALGDQGLLARHPDGGLHLVWHDRRYLLRDTDRVLAALAATRERAVPIAAALLNSLPAGADLAPPPVGDLGEPSERVTGATVGDVYLVRNSGGGRQYAVAQRGGLAGITELQAALLLARTGQGEPEPITLGRFAALPKLPGLVPGGPAAPPAVPPSLAAAEGGAFCARAGDDTGVREIRVGVTAPDLAAATRTPGGRAGLADEVVVEPGRGALVEAVSAPGATGGAICVVTDLGRRYALAGAEVAGMLGYAGVRPARLPAGLVDLLPAGSPLDPEAARAVAAPA